A single genomic interval of Bos indicus isolate NIAB-ARS_2022 breed Sahiwal x Tharparkar chromosome 5, NIAB-ARS_B.indTharparkar_mat_pri_1.0, whole genome shotgun sequence harbors:
- the LRRC10 gene encoding leucine-rich repeat-containing protein 10, producing the protein MGNTIRAFVAFIPADRCQNYVARDLREMPLDRMVDLSGSQLRRFPVHVCSFQELVKLYLSDNRLNSLPPELGQLQNLQILALDFNNFKALPQVVCTLKQLCILYLGNNKLCDLPRELSLLQNLRTLWVEANYLTKLPEVVCELSLLKTLHAGSNALRLLPGQLQRLRELRTIWLSGNLLTDFPPVLLHMPFLEIIDVDRNSIRYFPSLAHLSSLKLVIYDHNPCRNAPKVAKGVRRVGRWAEETPEPDPRKARRYALAREESQEAQLPALPPLPPTNS; encoded by the coding sequence ATGGGGAACACCATCAGAGCCTTTGTGGCCTTCATCCCTGCTGACCGCTGCCAGAACTACGTGGCCAGAGACCTCCGGGAGATGCCGCTGGACAGGATGGTGGATCTGAGTGGGAGCCAGCTCCGCCGCTTCCCAGTGCATGTGTGCTCCTTCCAGGAGCTGGTCAAGCTCTACCTGAGCGACAACCGCCTCAACAGCCTGCCTCCAGAGCTGGGCCAGCTGCAGAACCTGCAGATTCTGGCCCTGGATTTCAACAACTTCAAGGCTCTGCCACAGGTGGTGTGTACCTTGAAACAGCTCTGCATCCTCTACCTGGGCAACAACAAACTCTGTGACCTCCCCAGGGAGCTGAGCCTGCTCCAGAACCTCCGGACCCTGTGGGTTGAGGCCAATTATCTCACCAAGTTGCCGGAGGTGGTCTGTGAGCTGAGTCTCCTTAAGACGTTGCACGCTGGCTCCAACGCCCTGCGTCTGCTGCCAGGCCAGCTCCAGCGCCTCCGGGAGCTGAGGACCATCTGGCTCTCAGGTAACCTGCTGACAGACTTCCCCCCTGTGCTGCTTCACATGCCTTTCCTGGAGATAATCGATGTGGATCGGAACAGCATCCGCTACTTCCCCAGCCTGGCCCACCTGTCAAGCCTGAAGCTGGTCATCTATGACCACAATCCTTGCAGGAATGCACCCAAGGTGGCCAAAGGGGTGCGTCGAGTGGGaagatgggcagaggagactCCAGAGCCTGACCCTAGAAAAGCCAGACGCTATGCGTTGGCCAGGGAGGAAAGCCAGGAGGCACAGCTACCTGCCTTGCCTCCACTTCCTCCTACCAACTCCTGA
- the CCT2 gene encoding T-complex protein 1 subunit beta: MASLSLAPVNIFKAGADEERAETARLSSFIGAIAIGDLVKSTLGPKGMDKILLSSGRDASLMVTNDGATILKNIGVDNPAAKVLVDMSRVQDDEVGDGTTSVTVLAAELLREAESLIAKKIHPQTIIAGWREATKAARQALLNSAVDHGSDEVKFRQDLMNIAGTTLSSKLLTHHKDHFTKLAVEAVLRLKGSGNLEAIHVIKKLGGSLADSYLDEGFLLDKKIGVNQPKRIENAKILIANTGMDTDKIKIFGSRVRVDSTAKVAEIEHAEKEKMKEKVERILKHGINCFINRQLIYNYPEQLFGAAGVMAIEHADFVGVERLALVTGGEIASTFDHPELVKLGSCKLIEEVMIGEDKLIHFSGVALGEACTIVLRGATQQILDEAERSLHDALCVLAQTVKDSRTVYGGGCSEMLMAHAVTQLASRTPGKEAVAMESYAKALRMLPTIIADNAGYDSADLVAQLRAAHSEGKTTAGLDMKEGTIGDMSVLGITESFQVKRQVLLSAAEAAEVILRVDNIIKAAPRKRVPDHHPC, encoded by the exons ATG GCGTCCCTTTCCCTTGCACCTGTTAATATCTTCAAGGCTGGAGCTGATGAAGAGAGAGCAGAGACAGCTCGCCTG TCTTCTTTTATTGGTGCCATTGCTATTGGAGACTTGGTAAAGAGCACGTTGGGACCCAAGGGCATG GACAAAATATTGTTAAGCAGTGGACGAGATGCATCTCTTATGGTAACCAATGATGGtgcaactattttaaaaaacattggtGTGGACAACCCAGCTGCTAAAGTTCTAGTTG ATATGTCAAGGGTTCAAGATGATGAAGTTGGTGATGGCACTACATCTGTTACTGTTCTCGCAGCAGAATTGCTAAGG GAAGCAGAATCCTTAATTGCAAAAAAGATTCATCCACAGACCATTATTGCGGGTTGGAGAGAAGCCACAAAGGCAGCAAGACAGGCTCTATTGAATTCTGCAGTCGACCATGG TTCTGATGAAGTTAAGTTCCGTCAAGATTTAATGAACATTGCAGGAACAACACTTTCCTCAAAACTTCTTACTCATCATAAAGACCACTTTACTAAGTTAGCTGTGGAAGCTGTTCTCAGACTAAAAGGCTCTGGTAACCTGGAGGCAATTCATGTTATCAAAAAGCTAGGAGGAAGTCTGGCAGATTCCTATTTAGATGAAg GCTTTCTGTTGGATAAAAAAATTGGTGTAAATCAACCAAAACGAATTGAAAATGCTAAAATTCTTATTGCAAATACTGGTATGGATACAGACAAAATTAAG ATATTTGGTTCCCGGGTGAGAGTTGATTCTACAGCAAAGGTTGCTGAAATAGAACacgcagaaaaggaaaaaatgaaggagaaagttGAACGTATTCTTAAGCATGGGATAAATTGCTTTATTAACAG gcAACTAATTTATAATTATCCTGAACAACTCTTTGGTGCTGCTGGTGTTATGGCTATTGAGCATGCAGATTTTGTAGGCGTGGAACGCCTCGCTCTTGTCACAG GTGGTGAAATTGCCTCTACCTTTGACCATCCAGAACTAGTGAAGCTTGGAAGTTGCAAACTTATTGAGGAGGTCATGATTGGAGAAGACAAACTCATTCACTTTTCTGGGGTAGCCCTTG gtgAGGCTTGCACCATTGTTCTGCGTGGTGCCACTCAGCAAATTTTAGATGAAGCAGAAAGATCTTTGCATGATGCTCTTTGTGTTCTTGCCCAGACTGTGAAAGATTCTAGAACAGTTTATGGAGGAG GCTGTTCTGAGATGCTGATGGCTCATGCCGTGACACAGCTTGCCAGTAGAACACCAGGCAAAGAAGCTGTTGCAATGGAGTCTTACGCTAAAGCACTGAGAATG TTGCCAACCATCATAGCTGACAATGCGGGCTATGACAGTGCAGACCTGGTGGCACAGCTCCGAGCTGCCCATAGTGAAGGCAAAACAACTGCTGGACTGG ATATGAAGGAAGGTACCATTGGAGATATGTCGGTACTGGGTATAACAGAAAGTTTCCAGGTGAAGCGACAAGTTCTTTTAAGTGCAGCTGAAGCAGCAGAGGTGATTCTGCGTGTGGACAACATCATCAAGGCAGCACCAAG GAAGCGTGTCCCTGATCACCACCCCTGTTAA